In a single window of the Lagenorhynchus albirostris chromosome 19, mLagAlb1.1, whole genome shotgun sequence genome:
- the LIPE gene encoding hormone-sensitive lipase isoform X3, whose protein sequence is MDLHTVTQSLVTLAEDNMAFFSSQGPGETARRLSGVFAGVREQALGLEPTLGRLLSVAHLFDLDAETPANGYRSLVHTARCCLVHLLHKSRYVASNRRSIFFRTSHNLAELEAYLTALTQLRALAYYAQHLLATNQPGKLFFEGDERVIADFLHEYITLHKGCFYGRCLGFQFTPAIRPFLQTISIGLVSFGEHYKRNKTGLSVTASSLFTGGRFAIDPELRGAEFERIVQNLDVHFWKTFWNITEIQVLSSLANMTSATVRVSRLLSLPPITFEMPLTADPKVMVTISPPLAHTGPGPVLVRLISYDLREGQDSEELSSLGRSEGPRSLELRSRPQQAPRSRCLVVHIHGGGFVAQTSKSHEPYLKSWAQELGAPILSIDYSLAPEAPFPRALEECFYAYCWAVKHCALLGSTGERICLAGDSAGGNLCFTVSLRAAAYGVRVPDGIMAAYPATMLQATASPSRLLSLMDPLLPLSMLSKCVNAYAGGETEDHCDSDQKALGMVGLVQRDTALLFRDLRLGASSWLNSFLELSGQKSHPNSVPIAEPMRCSVSETALAQPESPKGTDSLKRLTLHDLSLRGSSETPDTAELSLSAEARGHSTPSAVNFLLRPEDASEESEAGDELSTKDRVYAAFPEGFHPRRSSHDVKRVTLYSSPILKNPFMSPLLAPDSMLQTLPPVHIVACALDPILDDSVMFARRLRSLSQPVTLRVVEDLPHGFLSLAALCQETRQAAALCVERIRLVLNPPGPPV, encoded by the exons ATGGACCTGCACACAGTGACACAGTCGCTGGTGACCCTGGCAGAGGACAACATGGCCTTCTTCTCCAGCCAGGGCCCTGGGGAGACAGCACGGCGGCTGTCAGGCGTCTTTGCAGGTGTTCGGGAACAGGCACTGGGGCTGGAGCCAACCCTGGGCCGCCTGCTGAGCGTGGCACACCTCTTTGACCTGGACGCAGAGACGCCGGCCAACGGGTACCGCAGCCTGGTGCACACAGCCCGCTGCTGCCTGGTGCACCTGCTGCACAAATCCCGCTACGTGGCCTCTAACCGCCGCAGCATCTTCTTCCGTACCAGCCACAACCTGGCCGAACTCGAGGCCTACCTGACCGCTCTCACCCAGCTCCGTGCTCTGGCCTACTACGCTCAGCACCTGCTGGCCACCAACCAGCCCGGGAAGCTCTTCTTCGAGGGTGATGAGAGGGTCATTGCCGACTTCCTGCATGAGTACATCACTCTGCACAAGGGCTGCTTCTATGGCCGCTGCCTGGGCTTCCAG TTCACGCCCGCCATCCGGCCATTCCTGCAGACCATCTCCATCGGGCTGGTGTCCTTCGGGGAGCACTACAAACGCAACAAGACGGGCCTGA GTGTGACAGCCAGCTCCCTCTTCACCGGTGGCCGCTTTGCCATCGACCCAGAGCTGCGTGGGGCCGAGTTTGAGCGGATCGTACAGAACCTGGACGTGCACTTCTGGAAAACCTTCTGGAATATCACAGAGATCCAGGTGCTATCG TCTCTAGCAAACATGACATCGGCTACCGTAAGGGTAAGCCGCCTGCTCAGCCTGCCACCCATCACCTTTGAAATGCCGCTGACTGCTGACCCCAAGGTCATGGTCACCATCTCACCCCCACTGGCCCACACAGGCCCCGGGCCTGTCCTCGTCAGGCTCATCTCCTATGACCTGCGTGAAGGACAG GACAGTGAGGAGCTCAGCAGCCTGGGGAGGTCCGAGGGCCCCAGAAGCCTGGAGCTGCGGTCCCGCCCCCAACAGGCACCCCGTTCAAGGTGCCTGGTAGTGCACATCCATGGCGGCGGCTTCGTGGCCCAGACCTCCAAATCCCATGAGCCTTACCTCAAGAGCTGGGCCCAGGAGCTGGGCGCCCCCATCCTCTCCATCGACTACTCCCTGGCCCCCGAGGCCCCCTTCCCCCGGGCGCTGGAGGAGTGCTTCTACGCCTACTGCTGGGCCGTCAAGCACTGTGCCCTCCTTG GCTCAACAGGTGAGCGGATATGCCTCGCAGGAGACAGCGCAGGCGGGAATCTCTGCTTCACCGTGTCCCTTCGGGCAGCAGCCTATGGGGTGCGGGTGCCGGATGGCATCATGGCAGCCTACCCGGCCACAATGCTGCAGGCTACCGCCTCTCCTTCCCGCCTTCTGAGCCTCATGGACCCCCTGCTGCCCCTCAGCATGCTCTCCAAGTGTGTCAATGCCTATGCTG GTGGGGAGACCGAGGACCACTGTGACTCGGACCAGAAGGCGCTGGGCATGGTGGGGCTGGTGCAGCGGGACACAGCCCTGCTCTTCCGAGACCTCCGCCTGGGTGCCTCCTCGTGGCTCAACTCCTTTCTGGAGCTGAGCGGGCAGAAGTCCCACCCGAACTCGGTGCCCATAGCAG AGCCAATGCGGTGCAGTGTGTCTGAAACAGCACTGGCCCAGCCTGAGAGCCCAAAGGGAACGGACTCCCTCAAGCGCCTGACGCTGCATGACCTGAGCCTAAGGGGCAGCTCTGAGACACCAGACACCGCGGAGCTGTCACTGTCAGCGGAGGCACGTGGCCACTCCACACCCTCAGCCGTCAACTTCTTACTTCGGCCTGAGGATGCATCTGAAGAATCTGAGGCCGGGGATGAGCTGAGCACCAAGGATAGAGTGTATGCTGCCTTCCCTGAGGGTTTCCACCCCAGGCGCTCCAGCCACGATGTCAAACGGGTGACGCTCTACTCGTCGCCCATCCTCAAGAATCCCTTCATGTCACCGCTGCTGGCACCTGACAGCATGCTGCAGACCCTGCCACCTGTGCACATCGTG GCGTGCGCGCTGGACCCCATTCTGGACGACTCAGTCATGTTCGCGCGGCGGCTACGCAGCCTGAGCCAGCCCGTGACGCTGCGCGTGGTGGAGGACCTGCCGCACGGCTTCCTGAGCCTGGCGGCGCTGTGCCAGGAGACGCGGCAGGCCGCGGCGCTGTGTGTGGAGCGCATCCGCCTCGTCCTCAATCCGCCGGGCCCGCCGGTCTGA
- the LIPE gene encoding hormone-sensitive lipase isoform X2 — MESAREVSFPVAAGAPGSNKVQEGSKSQRRGRWRKGKAKASRLSHRMDLHTVTQSLVTLAEDNMAFFSSQGPGETARRLSGVFAGVREQALGLEPTLGRLLSVAHLFDLDAETPANGYRSLVHTARCCLVHLLHKSRYVASNRRSIFFRTSHNLAELEAYLTALTQLRALAYYAQHLLATNQPGKLFFEGDERVIADFLHEYITLHKGCFYGRCLGFQFTPAIRPFLQTISIGLVSFGEHYKRNKTGLSVTASSLFTGGRFAIDPELRGAEFERIVQNLDVHFWKTFWNITEIQVLSSLANMTSATVRVSRLLSLPPITFEMPLTADPKVMVTISPPLAHTGPGPVLVRLISYDLREGQDSEELSSLGRSEGPRSLELRSRPQQAPRSRCLVVHIHGGGFVAQTSKSHEPYLKSWAQELGAPILSIDYSLAPEAPFPRALEECFYAYCWAVKHCALLGSTGERICLAGDSAGGNLCFTVSLRAAAYGVRVPDGIMAAYPATMLQATASPSRLLSLMDPLLPLSMLSKCVNAYAGGETEDHCDSDQKALGMVGLVQRDTALLFRDLRLGASSWLNSFLELSGQKSHPNSVPIAEPMRCSVSETALAQPESPKGTDSLKRLTLHDLSLRGSSETPDTAELSLSAEARGHSTPSAVNFLLRPEDASEESEAGDELSTKDRVYAAFPEGFHPRRSSHDVKRVTLYSSPILKNPFMSPLLAPDSMLQTLPPVHIVACALDPILDDSVMFARRLRSLSQPVTLRVVEDLPHGFLSLAALCQETRQAAALCVERIRLVLNPPGPPV, encoded by the exons CCTCACGGCTCTCGCACAGAATGGACCTGCACACAGTGACACAGTCGCTGGTGACCCTGGCAGAGGACAACATGGCCTTCTTCTCCAGCCAGGGCCCTGGGGAGACAGCACGGCGGCTGTCAGGCGTCTTTGCAGGTGTTCGGGAACAGGCACTGGGGCTGGAGCCAACCCTGGGCCGCCTGCTGAGCGTGGCACACCTCTTTGACCTGGACGCAGAGACGCCGGCCAACGGGTACCGCAGCCTGGTGCACACAGCCCGCTGCTGCCTGGTGCACCTGCTGCACAAATCCCGCTACGTGGCCTCTAACCGCCGCAGCATCTTCTTCCGTACCAGCCACAACCTGGCCGAACTCGAGGCCTACCTGACCGCTCTCACCCAGCTCCGTGCTCTGGCCTACTACGCTCAGCACCTGCTGGCCACCAACCAGCCCGGGAAGCTCTTCTTCGAGGGTGATGAGAGGGTCATTGCCGACTTCCTGCATGAGTACATCACTCTGCACAAGGGCTGCTTCTATGGCCGCTGCCTGGGCTTCCAG TTCACGCCCGCCATCCGGCCATTCCTGCAGACCATCTCCATCGGGCTGGTGTCCTTCGGGGAGCACTACAAACGCAACAAGACGGGCCTGA GTGTGACAGCCAGCTCCCTCTTCACCGGTGGCCGCTTTGCCATCGACCCAGAGCTGCGTGGGGCCGAGTTTGAGCGGATCGTACAGAACCTGGACGTGCACTTCTGGAAAACCTTCTGGAATATCACAGAGATCCAGGTGCTATCG TCTCTAGCAAACATGACATCGGCTACCGTAAGGGTAAGCCGCCTGCTCAGCCTGCCACCCATCACCTTTGAAATGCCGCTGACTGCTGACCCCAAGGTCATGGTCACCATCTCACCCCCACTGGCCCACACAGGCCCCGGGCCTGTCCTCGTCAGGCTCATCTCCTATGACCTGCGTGAAGGACAG GACAGTGAGGAGCTCAGCAGCCTGGGGAGGTCCGAGGGCCCCAGAAGCCTGGAGCTGCGGTCCCGCCCCCAACAGGCACCCCGTTCAAGGTGCCTGGTAGTGCACATCCATGGCGGCGGCTTCGTGGCCCAGACCTCCAAATCCCATGAGCCTTACCTCAAGAGCTGGGCCCAGGAGCTGGGCGCCCCCATCCTCTCCATCGACTACTCCCTGGCCCCCGAGGCCCCCTTCCCCCGGGCGCTGGAGGAGTGCTTCTACGCCTACTGCTGGGCCGTCAAGCACTGTGCCCTCCTTG GCTCAACAGGTGAGCGGATATGCCTCGCAGGAGACAGCGCAGGCGGGAATCTCTGCTTCACCGTGTCCCTTCGGGCAGCAGCCTATGGGGTGCGGGTGCCGGATGGCATCATGGCAGCCTACCCGGCCACAATGCTGCAGGCTACCGCCTCTCCTTCCCGCCTTCTGAGCCTCATGGACCCCCTGCTGCCCCTCAGCATGCTCTCCAAGTGTGTCAATGCCTATGCTG GTGGGGAGACCGAGGACCACTGTGACTCGGACCAGAAGGCGCTGGGCATGGTGGGGCTGGTGCAGCGGGACACAGCCCTGCTCTTCCGAGACCTCCGCCTGGGTGCCTCCTCGTGGCTCAACTCCTTTCTGGAGCTGAGCGGGCAGAAGTCCCACCCGAACTCGGTGCCCATAGCAG AGCCAATGCGGTGCAGTGTGTCTGAAACAGCACTGGCCCAGCCTGAGAGCCCAAAGGGAACGGACTCCCTCAAGCGCCTGACGCTGCATGACCTGAGCCTAAGGGGCAGCTCTGAGACACCAGACACCGCGGAGCTGTCACTGTCAGCGGAGGCACGTGGCCACTCCACACCCTCAGCCGTCAACTTCTTACTTCGGCCTGAGGATGCATCTGAAGAATCTGAGGCCGGGGATGAGCTGAGCACCAAGGATAGAGTGTATGCTGCCTTCCCTGAGGGTTTCCACCCCAGGCGCTCCAGCCACGATGTCAAACGGGTGACGCTCTACTCGTCGCCCATCCTCAAGAATCCCTTCATGTCACCGCTGCTGGCACCTGACAGCATGCTGCAGACCCTGCCACCTGTGCACATCGTG GCGTGCGCGCTGGACCCCATTCTGGACGACTCAGTCATGTTCGCGCGGCGGCTACGCAGCCTGAGCCAGCCCGTGACGCTGCGCGTGGTGGAGGACCTGCCGCACGGCTTCCTGAGCCTGGCGGCGCTGTGCCAGGAGACGCGGCAGGCCGCGGCGCTGTGTGTGGAGCGCATCCGCCTCGTCCTCAATCCGCCGGGCCCGCCGGTCTGA
- the LIPE gene encoding hormone-sensitive lipase isoform X4: protein MESAREVSFPVAAGAPGSNKVQEGSKSQRRGRWRKGKAKASRLSHRMDLHTVTQSLVTLAEDNMAFFSSQGPGETARRLSGVFAGVREQALGLEPTLGRLLSVAHLFDLDAETPANGYRSLVHTARCCLVHLLHKSRYVASNRRSIFFRTSHNLAELEAYLTALTQLRALAYYAQHLLATNQPGKLFFEGDERVIADFLHEYITLHKGCFYGRCLGFQFTPAIRPFLQTISIGLVSFGEHYKRNKTGLSVTASSLFTGGRFAIDPELRGAEFERIVQNLDVHFWKTFWNITEIQVLSSLANMTSATVRVSRLLSLPPITFEMPLTADPKVMVTISPPLAHTGPGPVLVRLISYDLREGQDSEELSSLGRSEGPRSLELRSRPQQAPRSRCLVVHIHGGGFVAQTSKSHEPYLKSWAQELGAPILSIDYSLAPEAPFPRALEECFYAYCWAVKHCALLGGETEDHCDSDQKALGMVGLVQRDTALLFRDLRLGASSWLNSFLELSGQKSHPNSVPIAEPMRCSVSETALAQPESPKGTDSLKRLTLHDLSLRGSSETPDTAELSLSAEARGHSTPSAVNFLLRPEDASEESEAGDELSTKDRVYAAFPEGFHPRRSSHDVKRVTLYSSPILKNPFMSPLLAPDSMLQTLPPVHIVACALDPILDDSVMFARRLRSLSQPVTLRVVEDLPHGFLSLAALCQETRQAAALCVERIRLVLNPPGPPV, encoded by the exons CCTCACGGCTCTCGCACAGAATGGACCTGCACACAGTGACACAGTCGCTGGTGACCCTGGCAGAGGACAACATGGCCTTCTTCTCCAGCCAGGGCCCTGGGGAGACAGCACGGCGGCTGTCAGGCGTCTTTGCAGGTGTTCGGGAACAGGCACTGGGGCTGGAGCCAACCCTGGGCCGCCTGCTGAGCGTGGCACACCTCTTTGACCTGGACGCAGAGACGCCGGCCAACGGGTACCGCAGCCTGGTGCACACAGCCCGCTGCTGCCTGGTGCACCTGCTGCACAAATCCCGCTACGTGGCCTCTAACCGCCGCAGCATCTTCTTCCGTACCAGCCACAACCTGGCCGAACTCGAGGCCTACCTGACCGCTCTCACCCAGCTCCGTGCTCTGGCCTACTACGCTCAGCACCTGCTGGCCACCAACCAGCCCGGGAAGCTCTTCTTCGAGGGTGATGAGAGGGTCATTGCCGACTTCCTGCATGAGTACATCACTCTGCACAAGGGCTGCTTCTATGGCCGCTGCCTGGGCTTCCAG TTCACGCCCGCCATCCGGCCATTCCTGCAGACCATCTCCATCGGGCTGGTGTCCTTCGGGGAGCACTACAAACGCAACAAGACGGGCCTGA GTGTGACAGCCAGCTCCCTCTTCACCGGTGGCCGCTTTGCCATCGACCCAGAGCTGCGTGGGGCCGAGTTTGAGCGGATCGTACAGAACCTGGACGTGCACTTCTGGAAAACCTTCTGGAATATCACAGAGATCCAGGTGCTATCG TCTCTAGCAAACATGACATCGGCTACCGTAAGGGTAAGCCGCCTGCTCAGCCTGCCACCCATCACCTTTGAAATGCCGCTGACTGCTGACCCCAAGGTCATGGTCACCATCTCACCCCCACTGGCCCACACAGGCCCCGGGCCTGTCCTCGTCAGGCTCATCTCCTATGACCTGCGTGAAGGACAG GACAGTGAGGAGCTCAGCAGCCTGGGGAGGTCCGAGGGCCCCAGAAGCCTGGAGCTGCGGTCCCGCCCCCAACAGGCACCCCGTTCAAGGTGCCTGGTAGTGCACATCCATGGCGGCGGCTTCGTGGCCCAGACCTCCAAATCCCATGAGCCTTACCTCAAGAGCTGGGCCCAGGAGCTGGGCGCCCCCATCCTCTCCATCGACTACTCCCTGGCCCCCGAGGCCCCCTTCCCCCGGGCGCTGGAGGAGTGCTTCTACGCCTACTGCTGGGCCGTCAAGCACTGTGCCCTCCTTG GTGGGGAGACCGAGGACCACTGTGACTCGGACCAGAAGGCGCTGGGCATGGTGGGGCTGGTGCAGCGGGACACAGCCCTGCTCTTCCGAGACCTCCGCCTGGGTGCCTCCTCGTGGCTCAACTCCTTTCTGGAGCTGAGCGGGCAGAAGTCCCACCCGAACTCGGTGCCCATAGCAG AGCCAATGCGGTGCAGTGTGTCTGAAACAGCACTGGCCCAGCCTGAGAGCCCAAAGGGAACGGACTCCCTCAAGCGCCTGACGCTGCATGACCTGAGCCTAAGGGGCAGCTCTGAGACACCAGACACCGCGGAGCTGTCACTGTCAGCGGAGGCACGTGGCCACTCCACACCCTCAGCCGTCAACTTCTTACTTCGGCCTGAGGATGCATCTGAAGAATCTGAGGCCGGGGATGAGCTGAGCACCAAGGATAGAGTGTATGCTGCCTTCCCTGAGGGTTTCCACCCCAGGCGCTCCAGCCACGATGTCAAACGGGTGACGCTCTACTCGTCGCCCATCCTCAAGAATCCCTTCATGTCACCGCTGCTGGCACCTGACAGCATGCTGCAGACCCTGCCACCTGTGCACATCGTG GCGTGCGCGCTGGACCCCATTCTGGACGACTCAGTCATGTTCGCGCGGCGGCTACGCAGCCTGAGCCAGCCCGTGACGCTGCGCGTGGTGGAGGACCTGCCGCACGGCTTCCTGAGCCTGGCGGCGCTGTGCCAGGAGACGCGGCAGGCCGCGGCGCTGTGTGTGGAGCGCATCCGCCTCGTCCTCAATCCGCCGGGCCCGCCGGTCTGA